The following are encoded together in the Raineyella sp. LH-20 genome:
- a CDS encoding sn-glycerol-3-phosphate ABC transporter ATP-binding protein UgpC yields the protein MATVTFRDASRVYPGSDRPAVDKLNLEIEDGEFMVLVGPSGCGKSTSLRMLAGLEDIDAGKIFIGDRDVTELSPKDRDIAMVFQNYALYPHMTVADNMGFALKMQHVSKADRAARVREAARLLGLEEYLNRKPRALSGGQRQRVAMGRAIVRQPQVFLMDEPLSNLDAKLRVATRTQIAALQSRLGVTTVYVTHDQVEAMTMGDRVAVMRDGLLQQVDAPLALYDHPVNLFVAGFIGSPAMNLISGAVVDGGVQVGDYVVPVSREVLAKAGETATVGIRPEHLSISEDGRGIAVDVSVIEELGAEGNVYGTLSGVSEDAIMTAPQIVARTHARIGMHRGSQLRFTPDLSRVHVFNDATQERIS from the coding sequence ATGGCCACCGTTACGTTCAGAGATGCCTCGCGCGTCTACCCCGGCTCGGACCGCCCCGCCGTCGACAAGCTGAACCTCGAGATCGAGGACGGCGAGTTCATGGTCCTGGTCGGACCGTCCGGCTGCGGCAAGTCCACCTCGCTCCGCATGCTCGCGGGCCTGGAGGACATCGACGCGGGCAAGATCTTCATCGGCGACCGCGACGTCACCGAGCTCTCCCCGAAGGACCGCGACATCGCGATGGTCTTCCAGAACTACGCGCTCTACCCGCACATGACCGTCGCGGACAACATGGGCTTCGCCCTCAAGATGCAGCACGTCAGCAAGGCGGACCGCGCCGCCCGGGTCCGCGAGGCCGCCCGCCTGCTCGGCCTGGAGGAGTATCTCAACCGCAAGCCGCGGGCGCTGTCCGGCGGGCAGCGACAGCGCGTCGCCATGGGCCGCGCGATCGTCCGGCAGCCGCAGGTCTTCCTGATGGACGAGCCGCTGTCCAACCTGGACGCCAAGCTCCGCGTCGCCACCCGCACCCAGATCGCCGCGCTGCAATCGCGCCTCGGCGTCACCACCGTGTACGTCACCCACGACCAGGTCGAGGCGATGACGATGGGCGACCGGGTCGCCGTGATGCGCGACGGGCTCCTGCAGCAGGTGGACGCCCCGCTGGCGCTGTACGACCACCCGGTCAACCTGTTCGTCGCCGGCTTCATCGGCTCCCCCGCCATGAACCTGATCTCGGGCGCGGTCGTCGACGGCGGCGTCCAGGTCGGCGACTACGTGGTCCCGGTGTCGCGCGAGGTGCTCGCCAAGGCCGGTGAGACCGCCACGGTCGGCATTCGTCCCGAGCACCTGTCGATCTCGGAGGACGGTCGGGGCATCGCGGTCGACGTGTCCGTCATCGAGGAGCTGGGGGCCGAGGGCAACGTCTACGGCACGCTGTCCGGCGTGTCGGAGGACGCGATCATGACGGCACCGCAGATCGTCGCCCGCACCCACGCCCGGATCGGCATGCACCGCGGCTCGCAGCTCCGATTCACGCCCGACCTGTCCCGCGTGCACGTCTTCAACGACGCCACCCAGGAGCGCATCTCCTGA
- a CDS encoding Cof-type HAD-IIB family hydrolase — translation MPTPDPVPPYALIPDGTTLNDTTLNDTTLNDTTPNDTTSATAAALPPDPSDVRLVVADMDGTLLDAEGRVPDALWPLLVRMRERGIAFAPASGRQYATLRQQFERALDGMVFIAENGAFVVRDGVEVSSMPLDRPFVEEAIGRIRTHAGSGRDIGVVVCGKRSAYIERVDPPFVVQAEPYYAELAVVDDVLAPEDDVLKIAVFDFEDSAVTAQALAPLGIGHQVVVSSHHWLDLMGPSVNKGTAVRRLQQAMGIGPANTVAFGDYLNDLEMMGAVEHSYAMANAHPQIRAAARHTAPANTEQGVISVLSAMLDVTDRTSV, via the coding sequence GTGCCGACCCCAGACCCCGTCCCTCCGTACGCCCTGATTCCGGACGGAACGACCCTGAACGACACGACCCTGAACGACACGACCCTGAACGACACGACCCCGAACGACACGACCAGCGCCACCGCAGCGGCCCTGCCGCCGGATCCGTCCGACGTACGCCTCGTCGTCGCGGACATGGACGGCACCCTGCTGGACGCCGAGGGCCGGGTCCCCGACGCCCTGTGGCCGCTGCTGGTCCGGATGCGCGAGCGCGGCATCGCCTTCGCCCCGGCCAGCGGCCGCCAGTATGCGACCCTGCGGCAGCAGTTCGAGCGAGCCCTCGACGGGATGGTCTTCATCGCCGAGAACGGCGCCTTCGTGGTCCGCGACGGCGTCGAGGTGAGCTCGATGCCCCTGGACCGGCCGTTCGTCGAGGAGGCGATCGGCCGGATCCGTACGCACGCCGGGAGCGGTCGTGACATCGGTGTCGTGGTGTGCGGCAAGCGGTCGGCCTACATCGAACGCGTCGATCCGCCGTTCGTCGTCCAGGCCGAGCCGTACTACGCGGAGCTTGCCGTGGTCGACGACGTGCTGGCCCCCGAGGACGACGTGCTCAAGATCGCCGTCTTCGACTTCGAGGACTCGGCGGTGACGGCGCAGGCGCTCGCCCCGTTGGGCATCGGTCACCAGGTGGTCGTGTCCAGCCACCACTGGCTCGATCTGATGGGCCCGTCGGTCAACAAGGGCACCGCCGTCCGCCGGTTGCAGCAGGCGATGGGCATCGGCCCCGCCAACACCGTGGCCTTCGGCGACTACCTCAACGACCTGGAGATGATGGGTGCGGTCGAGCACTCGTACGCCATGGCGAACGCGCACCCGCAGATCCGCGCCGCCGCCCGCCACACCGCCCCGGCGAACACCGAGCAGGGCGTGATCAGCGTGCTGTCGGCGATGCTGGACGTCACGGACCGGACGTCGGTGTGA
- a CDS encoding YbhB/YbcL family Raf kinase inhibitor-like protein, whose product MENSPFAKLRDLPRFALTSTDVADGVELAPRHRSRVMEIPGGEDVSPQLRWSGFPEGTRSFALTCYDPDAPTQSGWWHWAVFDIPVDCTELATGAGSPTAPGFPEGALTLRNDAGMAGFLGAAPPQGHGPHRYFFIVHAVDVEHLGLSLDTTPAKLGFTLFFHSLGRAWLTPTFGW is encoded by the coding sequence ATGGAGAATTCCCCGTTCGCGAAGCTGCGCGACCTGCCGCGCTTCGCCCTGACCAGCACCGACGTGGCCGACGGGGTGGAGCTGGCGCCCCGGCACCGGTCCCGGGTGATGGAGATCCCCGGCGGGGAGGACGTCTCGCCCCAGCTGAGGTGGTCGGGCTTCCCGGAGGGCACCCGATCGTTCGCGCTGACCTGCTACGACCCGGACGCCCCGACCCAGTCCGGGTGGTGGCACTGGGCGGTCTTCGACATCCCGGTCGACTGCACCGAGCTGGCCACCGGGGCGGGCAGCCCGACCGCGCCGGGGTTTCCCGAGGGCGCGCTGACCCTGCGCAACGATGCCGGGATGGCGGGCTTCCTCGGCGCCGCGCCGCCGCAGGGACACGGCCCGCACCGCTACTTCTTCATCGTGCACGCGGTCGACGTGGAACACCTCGGACTGTCCCTCGACACCACCCCGGCGAAGCTGGGCTTCACCCTGTTCTTCCACTCGCTGGGGCGGGCCTGGCTCACGCCGACGTTCGGTTGGTGA
- the amrS gene encoding AmmeMemoRadiSam system radical SAM enzyme, translating into MTAPSHPARYWHALDDGRLQCDVCPRECHLREGQRGFCFVRMREGDQIVLTTYGRSSGFCVDPIEKKPLNHFYPGTSVLSFGTAGCNLGCKFCQNWDISKSREMDRLMDQASPAELALAAQAYGCESVAFTYNDPVIFTEYAVDTALACRERGVRTVAVTAGYVQGRAREDLFAVMDAANVDLKGFSDEFYQQLTGAHLQTVLDTLVYLKHETSVWFEITTLLIPGRNDGDEELRAMTRWILAELGPDVPLHFSAFHPDWRMQDVPATPRETLVRAREIALETGLHFVYTGNVHHREGDTTFCPGCQAPLIVRDWYDLRSYRLTADGRCPDCGTVIPGRFAATPGHFGSRRIPVRLAR; encoded by the coding sequence ATGACCGCTCCGTCCCACCCCGCCCGCTACTGGCACGCACTGGACGACGGCCGTCTCCAGTGCGACGTCTGTCCCCGAGAGTGTCACCTGCGAGAGGGCCAGCGTGGCTTCTGTTTCGTCCGGATGCGGGAGGGCGACCAGATCGTCCTCACCACGTACGGCCGCTCGTCCGGCTTCTGCGTCGACCCGATCGAGAAGAAGCCGCTCAACCACTTCTACCCGGGCACCTCGGTGCTCTCCTTCGGCACCGCCGGCTGCAACCTCGGCTGCAAGTTCTGCCAGAACTGGGACATCAGCAAGTCCCGGGAGATGGATCGGCTGATGGACCAGGCCTCGCCCGCCGAGCTCGCCCTCGCGGCGCAGGCGTACGGCTGCGAGAGCGTCGCCTTCACCTACAACGACCCGGTGATCTTCACCGAGTACGCCGTCGACACCGCGCTGGCGTGCCGTGAGCGCGGCGTACGTACGGTCGCGGTGACCGCCGGCTACGTGCAGGGCCGGGCCCGCGAGGACCTCTTCGCGGTGATGGACGCTGCCAACGTCGACCTCAAGGGATTCAGCGACGAGTTCTACCAGCAGCTCACCGGAGCACACCTGCAGACGGTGCTCGATACGCTTGTCTACCTCAAACACGAGACATCGGTATGGTTCGAGATCACCACCCTGCTGATCCCCGGCCGGAACGACGGTGACGAGGAGCTACGGGCGATGACCCGGTGGATCCTTGCCGAGCTGGGCCCCGACGTCCCGCTGCACTTCTCCGCCTTCCACCCCGACTGGCGGATGCAGGACGTCCCCGCCACGCCGCGGGAGACTCTGGTCCGGGCGCGGGAGATCGCCCTGGAGACCGGACTGCACTTCGTCTACACCGGCAACGTGCACCACCGTGAGGGGGACACCACCTTCTGCCCGGGCTGTCAGGCCCCGCTGATCGTGCGTGATTGGTACGATCTGCGCAGCTACCGGCTCACCGCCGACGGACGGTGTCCCGACTGCGGGACGGTGATCCCGGGTCGCTTCGCCGCCACGCCGGGGCATTTCGGCTCGCGGCGGATCCCGGTGCGACTGGCGCGGTGA
- a CDS encoding NAD(P)/FAD-dependent oxidoreductase: MSTYDYDLIVIGGGPVGENVADYAAKRGVRAAIVESELVGGECSYWACMPSKALLRSGHAVRAARRLAGAREAMTGSIDVSAVLSRRSAFTDGWRDDGQVAWLESAGIDLLRGRGRLAGAHAVQVGGQVFTARAVALATGSVPVLPDIPGLASAAPWGTREAAAADHVPPRLVVIGGGVAGVEFAFAFSALGSQVTVLSRCGLLDREEPFVGEHLAEALAEEGVEVRLGVMPTCVDRNEDRVVSIALEDGTVVQAEEILVSTGRRPNTDDLGLDTVGLDPIGLDPVGVDPVGLDPVGVGRVGSDRAGLDAAGRLTVDDTLLVDGTDWLYAVGDVNGRALLTHQGKYQARAAGEAIAARLQGTPLDDVPWGAHVATADHAAVPHVVFSDPEVASVGLTEARARGLGCTIRTVEYDLGGVAGAKLQADGYTGRAKLVVDEDRRVILGATFLGQDVAELLHSATIAIVGEVTIDRLWHAVPAYPTISEIWLRLLETYGRSERPIIPVTT; this comes from the coding sequence ATGAGTACGTACGACTACGACCTGATCGTCATCGGCGGCGGCCCGGTCGGCGAGAACGTCGCCGACTATGCGGCCAAGCGCGGCGTACGCGCAGCGATCGTGGAGTCCGAACTCGTCGGCGGCGAATGCTCCTACTGGGCGTGCATGCCCTCCAAGGCTCTGCTGCGCAGCGGACACGCTGTCCGAGCGGCTCGGCGGCTCGCCGGTGCGCGCGAGGCGATGACGGGATCGATCGACGTCTCCGCCGTACTGTCCCGCCGATCGGCGTTCACCGACGGCTGGCGGGACGACGGCCAGGTGGCCTGGCTCGAGTCGGCGGGCATCGATCTCCTCCGCGGCCGCGGACGACTGGCGGGCGCGCACGCGGTGCAGGTCGGCGGGCAGGTCTTCACTGCCCGGGCGGTCGCCCTGGCGACCGGCTCCGTGCCAGTGCTCCCGGACATCCCCGGCCTGGCGTCCGCCGCTCCCTGGGGCACCCGCGAGGCCGCCGCGGCCGACCATGTGCCGCCGCGACTGGTCGTGATCGGGGGCGGGGTCGCCGGTGTCGAATTCGCCTTCGCCTTCTCCGCCCTCGGCTCCCAGGTGACCGTCCTGTCCCGCTGCGGGCTGCTGGACCGCGAGGAGCCCTTCGTCGGCGAGCACCTCGCCGAGGCACTGGCGGAGGAGGGGGTCGAGGTGCGGCTCGGGGTCATGCCCACGTGCGTGGACCGCAACGAAGACCGGGTCGTCAGCATCGCCCTGGAGGACGGCACCGTGGTCCAGGCCGAGGAGATCCTCGTGTCCACCGGGCGTCGCCCGAACACCGATGATCTGGGCCTCGACACGGTCGGGCTCGATCCGATCGGGCTCGATCCGGTCGGGGTCGATCCGGTCGGGCTCGATCCGGTCGGGGTCGGCAGGGTTGGCTCCGACAGGGCTGGGCTCGACGCAGCCGGCCGGCTCACCGTGGACGACACGCTGCTGGTCGACGGCACGGATTGGCTCTACGCCGTCGGCGACGTGAACGGGCGCGCCCTGCTCACCCACCAGGGCAAGTACCAGGCCCGCGCCGCCGGCGAGGCGATCGCGGCACGCTTGCAGGGCACGCCGCTCGATGACGTCCCCTGGGGTGCCCACGTCGCCACCGCAGACCACGCGGCGGTGCCGCACGTGGTGTTCTCCGACCCGGAGGTCGCCAGCGTCGGCCTCACCGAGGCCCGCGCCCGCGGGCTGGGGTGCACCATCCGCACCGTGGAGTACGACCTGGGCGGGGTCGCCGGGGCGAAGCTCCAGGCCGACGGGTACACGGGCCGTGCCAAGCTCGTCGTCGACGAGGACCGCAGGGTGATCCTCGGGGCGACCTTCCTCGGTCAGGACGTCGCGGAGCTCCTGCACTCCGCCACGATCGCGATCGTCGGCGAGGTCACGATCGACCGGCTGTGGCACGCCGTCCCGGCGTACCCCACCATCAGCGAGATCTGGTTGCGCCTGCTCGAGACCTACGGTCGGTCCGAACGTCCGATCATCCCGGTCACGACCTGA
- a CDS encoding organic hydroperoxide resistance protein, with protein MSAPLYTAVATSTGDGRAGGRAVTDDGLLDVALAIPRSMGGPGGATNPEQLFAAGWSSCFHSALKLVASQQKLRLVDSSVTAEVSIAKTDADSLGLSAALAVHIGGGIAADVAEGLVAAAHQVCPYSLATRGSVPVTLTTTVA; from the coding sequence ATGTCTGCACCCCTCTACACCGCCGTCGCGACCTCCACCGGAGACGGCCGCGCCGGAGGTCGCGCCGTGACCGACGACGGTCTGCTCGACGTGGCCCTTGCCATCCCGAGGTCGATGGGCGGCCCCGGCGGGGCGACGAACCCGGAGCAGCTGTTCGCCGCCGGTTGGTCGTCCTGCTTCCACTCCGCCCTCAAGCTGGTGGCCTCGCAGCAGAAGCTGCGCCTGGTCGACTCCTCGGTGACCGCCGAGGTGTCGATCGCGAAGACCGACGCCGACAGCCTCGGGCTCAGCGCCGCGCTGGCCGTGCACATCGGCGGTGGCATCGCCGCGGACGTCGCCGAGGGCTTGGTCGCCGCCGCCCACCAGGTGTGCCCCTACTCCCTCGCCACGCGCGGCAGCGTCCCTGTCACCCTCACCACGACGGTCGCCTGA
- a CDS encoding TetR/AcrR family transcriptional regulator, whose amino-acid sequence MSDYKVLTALVQPARQERKWDMQAEAAEPATRRTSGSATRARILAVATELFYAQGIRATSADRIIEQVGITKVTFYRHFRTKSDLVVAYLQTQAAAEQVWMETSRRQGDPIGSLRELATGIGSVSCRPGFRGCAFINAAAEFSDPDDPVRTIIDGHRRWMLDEFAAIAADAGVDDVDSAARQLMILRDGAMVNGYLGDPTTVADALADAFLSIVTAAGGADDATSGPA is encoded by the coding sequence ATGAGTGACTATAAGGTGCTGACAGCGCTGGTGCAACCAGCCCGACAAGAACGGAAGTGGGACATGCAGGCCGAGGCAGCAGAGCCGGCGACGCGCAGGACGTCGGGATCGGCCACCCGGGCGCGCATCCTCGCGGTCGCGACCGAGCTGTTCTACGCCCAGGGGATCCGCGCCACGAGCGCCGACCGGATCATCGAGCAGGTCGGCATCACAAAGGTCACCTTCTACCGGCACTTCCGCACCAAGAGCGACCTTGTCGTCGCCTACCTGCAGACACAGGCGGCGGCCGAACAGGTCTGGATGGAGACGTCCCGGCGGCAGGGTGACCCGATCGGCTCGCTGCGGGAGCTGGCCACCGGAATCGGCTCGGTGAGCTGCCGCCCGGGGTTCAGGGGGTGCGCGTTCATCAACGCCGCCGCCGAGTTCTCCGACCCCGACGACCCCGTACGCACGATCATCGACGGCCACCGTCGCTGGATGCTGGACGAGTTCGCCGCCATCGCTGCGGACGCGGGCGTCGACGACGTCGATTCCGCCGCCCGGCAGTTGATGATCCTGCGCGACGGCGCGATGGTGAACGGCTACCTCGGCGATCCGACCACCGTGGCGGATGCGCTGGCCGACGCCTTCCTGTCCATCGTGACGGCAGCCGGCGGGGCCGACGATGCCACGTCCGGTCCTGCCTAG
- a CDS encoding fumarate hydratase — translation MLPAVTPDETPYRLLTTEGVRTVEGPGGRTFLEVDPEAITLLAETAMHDIAHFLRPAHLAQLQKILNDPEASNNDKFVALDLLKNANIASGGVLPMCQDTGTAIVSAHRGQHVLTSVQDEVPISRGVYNAYTRLNLRYSQNAPLTMWDEKNTGCNLPAQIDIAADTHPGHETEYEFLFMAKGGGSANKSYLYQETKAILNEDAMMTFLDEKLRTLGTAACPPYHLAVVIGGTSAEAALKTAKYASAKYLDTLPTEGSAQAHGFRDLEMEQKVLKLTQDFGIGAQFGGKYFCHDVRVVRLPRHGASLPVAIAVSCSADRQCKGKITPEGVFIEQLEFEPGHYLPEVTHEHVGAADEAVAIDLNRPMPEVLADLTQYPVKTRLSLTGTLVVARDIAHAKIRERLDAGEEMPQYLKDHPVYYAGPAKTPEGMASGSFGPTTAGRMDSYVDQFQAAGGSMVMLAKGNRSKAVTDACATHGGFYLGSIGGPAARLAQDCIKKVEVLEYPELGMEAVWRIEVEDFPAFIIVDDKGNDFFATVSKPIARTIPVREGAK, via the coding sequence ATGCTGCCGGCCGTCACGCCGGACGAGACGCCGTACCGTCTGCTCACGACAGAGGGTGTCCGGACCGTGGAGGGACCCGGTGGGCGTACGTTCCTCGAGGTCGACCCGGAGGCGATCACCCTCCTCGCGGAGACCGCGATGCACGACATCGCCCACTTCCTGCGTCCGGCGCACCTCGCCCAGCTGCAGAAGATACTGAACGACCCGGAGGCCTCCAACAACGACAAGTTCGTCGCCCTGGACCTGCTGAAGAACGCCAACATCGCCTCCGGCGGCGTGCTGCCGATGTGCCAGGACACCGGCACGGCGATCGTGTCGGCGCACCGCGGCCAGCACGTGCTGACGTCGGTGCAGGACGAGGTGCCGATCTCGCGGGGCGTCTACAACGCCTACACGCGGCTCAACCTGCGCTACTCGCAGAACGCGCCGCTGACGATGTGGGACGAGAAGAACACCGGCTGCAACCTTCCGGCCCAGATCGACATCGCTGCCGACACCCACCCCGGTCACGAGACCGAGTACGAGTTCCTCTTCATGGCCAAGGGCGGCGGCTCGGCCAACAAGTCGTACCTCTACCAGGAGACCAAGGCGATCCTCAACGAGGACGCCATGATGACCTTCCTCGACGAGAAGCTGCGGACCCTCGGCACCGCCGCCTGCCCGCCGTACCACCTCGCCGTGGTGATCGGCGGCACCTCCGCGGAGGCCGCGCTGAAGACCGCGAAGTACGCCTCCGCGAAGTACCTCGACACGCTGCCCACCGAGGGCTCGGCGCAGGCCCACGGCTTCCGCGACCTCGAGATGGAGCAGAAGGTCCTCAAGCTGACCCAGGACTTCGGCATCGGCGCGCAGTTCGGCGGCAAGTACTTCTGCCATGACGTACGGGTCGTCCGCTTGCCGCGGCACGGTGCCTCGTTGCCGGTGGCCATCGCGGTCTCCTGCTCGGCCGACCGGCAGTGCAAGGGCAAGATCACCCCGGAGGGTGTGTTCATCGAGCAGCTCGAGTTCGAGCCCGGCCACTACCTGCCCGAGGTCACCCACGAGCACGTCGGTGCCGCGGACGAGGCGGTGGCGATCGACCTCAACCGGCCGATGCCCGAGGTGCTCGCCGACCTGACCCAGTACCCGGTGAAGACCCGGCTGTCGCTGACCGGCACCCTGGTCGTCGCCCGCGACATCGCCCACGCCAAGATCCGCGAGCGGCTGGACGCCGGCGAGGAGATGCCGCAGTACCTCAAGGACCACCCGGTCTATTACGCCGGCCCGGCCAAGACCCCCGAGGGGATGGCCTCCGGCTCGTTCGGCCCGACCACCGCCGGCCGGATGGATTCGTACGTCGACCAGTTCCAGGCGGCCGGCGGCTCGATGGTGATGCTGGCCAAGGGCAACCGTTCCAAGGCGGTCACCGACGCCTGTGCCACCCACGGCGGCTTCTACCTCGGCTCGATCGGCGGCCCGGCGGCCCGGCTGGCTCAGGACTGCATCAAGAAGGTCGAGGTGCTGGAGTACCCCGAGCTCGGCATGGAGGCCGTCTGGCGCATCGAGGTGGAGGACTTCCCGGCCTTCATCATCGTCGACGACAAGGGCAACGACTTCTTCGCCACGGTGAGCAAGCCGATCGCCCGTACGATCCCGGTGCGCGAGGGCGCCAAGTAG
- a CDS encoding AI-2E family transporter — MSETPPTRTGRGRGAALVRDDAPLPMGISLILISAALVVVAVGLRYIGGIVGPTFFALTLVLTVGPMRQRLVRWHLPGWLASLLMLLLLYAVIFGILAGAAVSIAQLVQVLPRYAGTVNEMTVEVLRWLSERGIDTSNADLLLGQLDLGRIIDVLQGLLEGVSSAGTIIFVLAMAVAFLLADSTAMEGRLASLRQYQPYLAAALADFGYRVRRYWVVNTIFGLIVAVLDTIVLIALGVPLPLAWGLFAWVTNYIPNIGFVIGLVPPALVALLDGGPVKALIVVIAYSVLNFVIQAIIQPKFTGDAVGLNTTVTFVSLIFWTSVIGALGSILAVPLTLFAKSLLIDSSPRLQWVNVFLRSKDAEEPPIRPQWQLHHVPSMPRWMPWTGRPADAGAGPAESPSAAGRPEPGPSGPHPVGDGEDGVEK, encoded by the coding sequence ATGAGCGAGACGCCGCCCACCCGTACCGGACGCGGCCGTGGAGCCGCCCTGGTCCGCGACGACGCGCCGTTGCCGATGGGGATCAGCCTGATCCTCATCTCGGCGGCGCTGGTCGTCGTGGCGGTGGGGCTGCGCTACATCGGCGGGATCGTCGGGCCGACGTTCTTCGCGTTGACCCTGGTGCTCACCGTCGGCCCGATGCGACAGCGGCTGGTGCGCTGGCACCTGCCCGGCTGGCTGGCCAGCCTGCTGATGCTGCTCCTGCTCTACGCGGTGATCTTCGGCATCCTGGCCGGTGCGGCGGTGTCGATCGCCCAGCTGGTGCAGGTGCTGCCGCGCTACGCGGGCACCGTCAACGAGATGACGGTCGAGGTGCTGCGGTGGTTGTCGGAGCGGGGGATCGACACCTCCAACGCCGACCTGCTGCTCGGCCAGCTCGACCTGGGCCGGATCATCGACGTGCTGCAGGGCCTGCTCGAAGGGGTCTCCTCGGCCGGCACGATCATCTTCGTGCTCGCGATGGCGGTGGCCTTCCTGCTGGCCGACTCCACCGCGATGGAGGGCCGGCTGGCCTCGCTGCGCCAGTACCAGCCGTACCTGGCCGCCGCGCTCGCCGACTTCGGCTACCGCGTACGTCGCTACTGGGTGGTCAACACCATCTTCGGCCTGATCGTCGCGGTGCTCGACACCATCGTGCTGATCGCGCTCGGGGTGCCGCTGCCGTTGGCCTGGGGCCTGTTCGCGTGGGTGACCAACTACATCCCCAACATCGGCTTCGTCATCGGTCTGGTCCCGCCGGCCCTGGTCGCCCTGCTGGACGGTGGGCCGGTGAAGGCGCTGATCGTGGTGATCGCCTACTCGGTGCTCAACTTCGTCATCCAGGCGATCATCCAGCCGAAGTTCACCGGTGACGCCGTCGGCCTGAACACCACTGTGACGTTCGTTTCGCTGATCTTCTGGACCAGTGTGATCGGGGCGCTCGGGTCGATCCTGGCCGTGCCGCTGACCCTCTTCGCGAAGTCGCTGCTGATCGACTCCAGTCCACGCCTGCAATGGGTGAACGTCTTTCTGCGCTCCAAGGACGCCGAGGAGCCGCCGATCCGGCCGCAGTGGCAGCTGCACCACGTCCCCTCGATGCCGCGCTGGATGCCGTGGACCGGGCGGCCGGCCGACGCCGGAGCGGGGCCGGCGGAGAGCCCCTCGGCGGCGGGCCGTCCGGAGCCCGGCCCGTCCGGCCCGCACCCGGTGGGAGACGGCGAGGACGGCGTGGAAAAATGA
- a CDS encoding LysR family transcriptional regulator, with protein MIEVKHLRLIAAIDKYGTLSGAARELGLSQPAITQQMQRLEKELGTPLVTKQSRGVSLTSAGRVLLRHAGQVLPSLSRAESEIAAIAGLRGGEIRISAFASGAAALLPGALARMADEHPGVSFRLGEAETEESLELLRKGDCEIALVYEYHSQNMTLRRPDLRHDPDEIWQTALEEHIWVAMPRSHPLATEPVVDVSELEGARWISGCPSCQGNLVDVCSVAGFQPDITYETDDYIALQGLAAAGLGVALLPDLMLMATRHDVDLVLKPLLQQRFRRVSVVTTKALASVPGVLETMHAIVEVGQGLTLPESVQASAIVGAREAVGEPA; from the coding sequence ATGATCGAGGTCAAGCACCTGCGGCTGATCGCAGCCATCGACAAGTACGGCACCCTGTCGGGCGCCGCTCGCGAGCTCGGCCTCTCCCAGCCAGCCATCACCCAGCAGATGCAGCGCCTGGAGAAGGAGCTGGGCACCCCGTTGGTGACGAAGCAGTCCCGCGGGGTCAGCCTCACCTCCGCCGGCCGGGTGCTGCTGCGGCACGCCGGTCAGGTGCTGCCCTCGTTGTCCCGGGCCGAGTCCGAGATCGCCGCCATCGCGGGCCTGCGCGGCGGCGAGATCCGGATCAGCGCTTTCGCCTCCGGGGCGGCGGCGCTGTTGCCCGGGGCCCTGGCCCGGATGGCCGACGAGCATCCGGGAGTCAGTTTCCGGCTCGGCGAGGCCGAGACCGAGGAGTCCCTCGAGCTGCTCCGCAAGGGCGACTGCGAGATCGCGCTGGTGTACGAATACCACTCCCAGAACATGACGCTGCGCCGACCCGATCTGCGCCACGACCCCGACGAGATCTGGCAGACCGCCCTGGAGGAGCACATCTGGGTGGCCATGCCGCGGTCGCACCCGCTGGCGACCGAGCCGGTGGTCGATGTCAGCGAGCTGGAGGGGGCGCGGTGGATCTCCGGCTGTCCGTCCTGTCAGGGCAACCTGGTCGATGTCTGTTCGGTCGCCGGCTTCCAGCCCGACATCACGTACGAGACCGACGACTACATCGCGCTCCAGGGACTCGCCGCCGCGGGCCTGGGGGTCGCGCTGTTGCCCGACCTGATGCTGATGGCCACCCGCCACGACGTCGACCTCGTCCTCAAGCCGCTGCTGCAGCAGCGGTTCCGTCGGGTGTCGGTGGTGACGACCAAGGCGCTGGCCTCCGTGCCCGGCGTGTTGGAGACGATGCACGCGATCGTCGAGGTCGGGCAGGGCCTCACCCTGCCGGAGTCGGTGCAGGCGTCGGCGATCGTCGGCGCGCGGGAGGCCGTCGGGGAACCGGCCTAG